Proteins found in one Litorihabitans aurantiacus genomic segment:
- a CDS encoding ABC transporter ATP-binding protein: protein MPSPALVIDDLHVAYAGRGVVDGLSLTAGAGRITAVLGPNGAGKTTTIECAEGLRRPDRGTIAVLGHRPGSDEARAAVGVMLQDGGLPMGRSTRDVLTLLARLRGRDAGTEVPALLERLDLADVARTSVRRLSGGQRQRVALGAAMLSEPALLFLDEPSAGLDPHSRRAVWDLVRALRDGGTAVVLTTHLLEEAEALADVVHVMARGRLVVSGSPRELVERHAAPDTVRLRTAAPLAHEAAEDLALAVGARVETVPAMPDDVLVLRRDPAPEVLAGITSWCADHDVRLTALEVGGGTLEDAYLRLTALEATGGTR from the coding sequence TCCCCCGCCCTCGTGATCGACGACCTCCACGTCGCCTACGCCGGACGAGGAGTGGTGGACGGCCTCAGCCTCACGGCGGGCGCGGGACGGATCACCGCGGTCCTCGGCCCCAACGGTGCCGGCAAGACCACCACGATCGAGTGCGCGGAGGGGCTGCGGCGACCCGACCGCGGCACCATCGCCGTCCTGGGCCACCGGCCCGGTTCCGACGAGGCGCGCGCCGCCGTCGGCGTGATGCTGCAGGACGGCGGCCTGCCGATGGGACGCTCCACCCGGGACGTCCTGACCCTGCTCGCCCGCCTGCGCGGGCGCGACGCCGGCACCGAGGTGCCGGCGCTCCTGGAGCGCCTCGACCTCGCCGACGTCGCCCGCACGAGTGTCCGACGCCTCTCGGGCGGCCAGCGCCAGCGCGTCGCGCTCGGGGCGGCGATGCTGTCCGAACCCGCGCTGCTGTTCCTGGACGAGCCGAGCGCCGGTCTGGATCCTCACTCGCGACGGGCCGTCTGGGACCTCGTGCGTGCGCTGCGCGACGGCGGCACCGCCGTCGTGCTCACCACGCACCTCCTGGAGGAGGCGGAGGCCCTGGCCGACGTCGTCCACGTGATGGCCCGCGGACGGCTCGTCGTCTCCGGCTCGCCCCGCGAGCTGGTCGAGCGCCACGCCGCCCCCGACACCGTGCGGCTGCGCACCGCCGCGCCGCTCGCGCACGAGGCCGCCGAGGATCTCGCGCTCGCCGTGGGTGCGCGGGTCGAGACCGTGCCGGCGATGCCGGACGACGTGCTCGTCCTCCGGCGCGACCCCGCACCGGAGGTGCTCGCCGGGATCACCTCCTGGTGCGCCGACCACGACGTGCGGCTGACCGCCCTCGAGGTCGGGGGCGGCACCCTCGAGGACGCCTACCTCCGGCTGACGGCCCTCGAGGCGACGGGAGGGACCCGATGA
- a CDS encoding ABC transporter permease: MRRVLHYAVFEAVSALRHGEQLLVSIVLPALVLVGLGRSEILSLDLAPGQNRLDVVAPGVLALAVLSSSFTSQAIATAFDRRWGVLRLLATTPLGARGIVTGKVCSVLAVQIVQVLVLGALALALGWRPDPAGVPAAVGVVLLGSVAFTSLGLLLAGTLRAEAVLALANLVWVLLLVGGGLVLPASTTSEALGAVTRWLPSGAMGDALRQALDGGGTDVAAVAVTAGWALLLALLARRFFRPTA; the protein is encoded by the coding sequence ATGAGGCGCGTCCTGCACTACGCGGTCTTCGAGGCCGTCTCGGCGCTGCGGCACGGCGAGCAGCTGCTCGTCTCGATCGTGCTGCCCGCCCTGGTGCTCGTGGGTCTCGGCCGCAGCGAGATCCTCTCGCTCGACCTCGCCCCGGGTCAGAACCGCCTCGACGTCGTCGCGCCCGGCGTGCTGGCGCTCGCCGTGCTCTCCTCCTCCTTCACGTCGCAGGCCATCGCGACGGCGTTCGACCGTCGCTGGGGCGTGCTGCGGCTGCTCGCGACCACGCCGCTGGGCGCCCGCGGGATCGTGACGGGCAAGGTCTGCTCGGTCCTCGCCGTCCAGATCGTGCAGGTGCTCGTCCTTGGTGCGCTCGCGCTGGCCCTGGGATGGCGTCCGGATCCGGCCGGGGTACCCGCGGCCGTCGGCGTCGTCCTCCTCGGCTCGGTGGCCTTCACCTCGCTCGGCCTCCTGCTCGCCGGGACGCTGCGCGCCGAGGCGGTGCTCGCCCTGGCGAACCTCGTGTGGGTCCTGCTGCTCGTGGGGGGCGGCCTCGTCCTGCCGGCGTCCACCACCTCGGAGGCGCTCGGCGCCGTCACGCGGTGGCTCCCCTCGGGCGCGATGGGCGACGCGCTGCGCCAGGCGCTCGACGGCGGAGGGACCGACGTCGCCGCGGTCGCCGTGACAGCCGGCTGGGCACTCCTGCTCGCGCTCCTCGCCCGGCGATTCTTCCGCCCGACGGCGTAG
- a CDS encoding S8 family serine peptidase, whose translation MTAAALLITTAVGATAEPADVGDLPDPTTLPPAAPVTPQPGSDAPDAGGASTDIQDAEGPTTVFVEVTAPTTREALAVSQLDGLSPQGRTEASTAESVVEQAADTVVAALPDDTQVLYTSTHGLAGVALTADAAALRELAERDDVRSITEIVPMERTSNGGSNLFTGASAAWQGVDGLDGLTGEGQTIAVIDSGVDFTHATFNADTAAAAAYPTTLDEEAERYFATTPTWPQGNVVGGWDFVGRAYVGSSGPAAAPDGNPIDEGAAVCRPGGGGGHGTHVAATAAGRGVTAGGTTFEGDYAALGEEDQKQMIVGPGSAPGADIVALKVFGCDGVTSFSGDALDWLLDPTNEIAQRVTVVNMSLGGALAPVDATTSRRVQQLTEAGKVVVISAGNSSDVHDVGGSPGNSNASLSVANSISDTTDYVAAKVSVAGGPEQGVGGQYSEAFTFPDGPVGPLDAVTLTPGTLPYNSGCEPYTAADRERVAGKAVVLAWDDTTTPLPCGSAARAQNASDAGAGGTIFTATRETFSAGLAGTDAVPTFQMIGSATRSLLAYEPTTGVISISTPFTITFDSSTYQRGVAVPDLADTLNPGSSRGVHGSFGSTKPDVAAPGTGINSAAVATGNGSAIKSGTSMAAPHAAGIVALTREANPGWTAAQVKAGVMNTAVHDVVVDGTPFGPQRVGSGRVDAVAATSTSVIAYDSENRDGVSVGFGVVELVGPTELTRTVEIFNGGDAATTLDASYRAQTEVPGVAYRLSPESVTVPPGGTATLDVTLEVTDLDAVERTIDPTMSSTDPITNTPREYLTVPQGWIELTGAPEVETLRLPVSAAVKPASETVAGPITFGTAQTTSTAFGIAGRGVDTGGYTSMVAPFNLLATSPQIDPDGPAAAQSADLRSVGVSQYRVGEEPYLALGIETWGPWATLGASSSTFLVGVQTPRGLYIVTLRKAGSNPTFGDRSVVTLRAPNSTTDIRTEFVNGVPATVDTNTFDSTVAVLPVSLTALGYTPAQVAAGVDLRLIVASPQEQISNLSFRTGSGLTFGGGSSAVFEGLPGTSIDVTRSAPAPATPPPPTPGPWDPTPPANAWRPHPPERRSSCSTCTTRQASRARSSTSATSCHRSPPTNASSTSRPPTSSTPTSPGWRTRRSRPGGTPPPARSSDPWHPSHATPWPHSSTAWPSPRTTPRPRRHRSSTSPPTTSTSRRSPGPSRQASPPVGTHRPARSSARWPTSTATRSQPSSTATPTTPASTSTATPHPRQPSSPTSPPPRSTSARSAGSPTTASPPDG comes from the coding sequence GTGACCGCCGCAGCACTGCTCATCACGACCGCGGTGGGAGCCACCGCCGAACCCGCCGACGTGGGCGACCTCCCCGATCCGACGACGCTCCCGCCCGCCGCGCCGGTGACCCCGCAGCCGGGATCGGACGCCCCGGACGCCGGGGGCGCCTCGACCGACATCCAGGACGCGGAGGGACCGACGACCGTCTTCGTCGAGGTGACCGCACCCACCACCCGCGAGGCGCTCGCGGTCTCCCAGCTCGATGGCCTGAGCCCCCAGGGACGCACCGAGGCCTCCACCGCGGAGAGCGTCGTCGAGCAGGCTGCCGACACCGTCGTCGCCGCCCTGCCGGACGACACCCAGGTCCTGTACACCTCCACCCACGGTCTGGCCGGCGTGGCCCTGACGGCCGACGCGGCTGCGCTGCGCGAACTCGCCGAGCGCGACGACGTGCGCTCGATCACCGAGATCGTCCCCATGGAGCGCACCTCGAACGGTGGCTCCAACCTCTTCACCGGCGCGTCCGCCGCCTGGCAGGGTGTGGACGGCCTGGACGGACTGACCGGTGAGGGCCAGACGATCGCCGTGATCGACTCCGGCGTCGACTTCACCCACGCGACGTTCAACGCCGACACCGCGGCGGCCGCCGCCTACCCGACGACCCTCGACGAGGAGGCCGAGCGCTACTTCGCGACCACCCCCACCTGGCCGCAGGGCAACGTCGTGGGCGGGTGGGACTTCGTCGGGCGCGCCTACGTCGGTTCGAGCGGCCCCGCTGCGGCACCCGACGGCAACCCGATCGACGAGGGCGCCGCGGTGTGCCGTCCCGGCGGTGGCGGTGGACACGGCACCCACGTGGCGGCGACGGCCGCGGGCCGGGGTGTCACCGCGGGAGGCACGACGTTCGAGGGTGACTACGCGGCCCTCGGCGAGGAGGACCAGAAGCAGATGATCGTCGGACCGGGGTCGGCACCCGGGGCCGACATCGTCGCGCTGAAGGTGTTCGGCTGCGACGGCGTCACCAGCTTCAGCGGTGACGCTCTCGACTGGCTCCTCGACCCCACCAACGAGATCGCCCAGCGCGTGACGGTCGTCAACATGTCGCTCGGTGGGGCGCTCGCCCCGGTCGACGCCACGACGAGCAGGCGCGTCCAGCAGCTCACGGAGGCGGGCAAGGTCGTGGTCATCTCCGCCGGCAACTCGAGCGACGTGCACGACGTCGGCGGGTCGCCCGGGAACTCGAACGCCTCCCTGTCCGTGGCCAACTCCATCAGCGACACGACCGACTACGTGGCAGCGAAGGTCTCGGTCGCCGGCGGACCGGAGCAGGGCGTCGGCGGCCAGTACTCCGAGGCCTTCACGTTCCCCGACGGCCCGGTCGGACCGCTCGACGCCGTCACCCTGACCCCGGGGACGCTGCCGTACAACTCCGGGTGCGAGCCCTACACCGCGGCCGATCGCGAGCGGGTCGCCGGGAAGGCTGTCGTCCTGGCCTGGGACGACACGACGACGCCGCTGCCGTGCGGTTCGGCGGCCCGGGCGCAGAACGCATCCGACGCCGGTGCGGGCGGGACGATCTTCACCGCCACGAGAGAGACCTTCTCCGCGGGCCTGGCCGGCACCGACGCCGTCCCGACCTTCCAGATGATCGGCTCGGCCACCCGGAGCCTCCTCGCCTACGAGCCGACGACGGGCGTCATCAGCATCTCCACGCCGTTCACGATCACCTTCGACTCCTCGACCTACCAGCGGGGCGTCGCGGTCCCCGATCTCGCCGACACCCTCAACCCGGGCTCGTCCCGCGGTGTGCACGGTTCCTTCGGATCGACCAAGCCGGATGTCGCCGCTCCGGGTACCGGCATCAACTCGGCGGCCGTGGCCACGGGCAACGGATCCGCGATCAAGTCCGGCACGTCCATGGCCGCACCGCACGCGGCGGGGATCGTGGCACTGACCCGGGAGGCGAATCCGGGGTGGACCGCCGCCCAGGTGAAGGCGGGGGTGATGAACACCGCGGTGCACGACGTCGTGGTGGACGGCACCCCGTTCGGCCCGCAGCGCGTGGGCTCCGGCCGGGTCGACGCGGTGGCGGCCACGAGCACCTCCGTCATCGCCTACGACAGCGAGAACCGGGACGGGGTCTCGGTCGGCTTCGGCGTCGTCGAGCTGGTCGGGCCGACGGAGCTGACGCGGACCGTCGAGATCTTCAACGGCGGCGACGCGGCCACGACCCTCGATGCGAGCTACCGCGCCCAGACCGAGGTGCCCGGGGTCGCCTACCGGCTCTCGCCGGAGAGCGTCACGGTCCCGCCCGGAGGTACCGCGACCCTGGACGTGACGCTGGAGGTCACCGACCTCGACGCCGTCGAGCGCACCATCGACCCCACGATGAGCTCGACGGATCCCATCACGAACACCCCTCGCGAGTACCTCACCGTGCCGCAGGGGTGGATCGAGCTCACGGGGGCACCAGAGGTCGAGACGCTGCGCCTGCCCGTCAGCGCCGCCGTCAAGCCGGCCAGCGAGACCGTCGCCGGACCGATCACCTTCGGGACGGCGCAGACCACCTCCACCGCCTTCGGGATCGCCGGACGAGGTGTCGACACCGGCGGGTACACCTCGATGGTGGCGCCGTTCAACCTCCTTGCGACCTCGCCGCAGATCGACCCCGACGGGCCCGCCGCAGCGCAGTCCGCCGACCTCAGGTCCGTGGGTGTCTCGCAGTACCGCGTCGGTGAGGAGCCCTACCTCGCCCTGGGGATCGAGACCTGGGGCCCCTGGGCGACGCTGGGGGCTTCCAGCTCGACGTTCCTCGTCGGCGTCCAGACCCCGCGCGGCCTCTACATCGTGACGCTGCGGAAGGCCGGGTCCAACCCCACCTTCGGTGATCGGAGCGTCGTGACGCTGCGAGCACCCAACTCGACCACGGACATCCGCACGGAGTTCGTCAACGGCGTGCCGGCCACGGTGGACACCAACACGTTCGACTCCACCGTCGCCGTCCTGCCCGTCTCGCTGACAGCTCTCGGATACACCCCGGCACAGGTGGCCGCCGGGGTCGATCTGCGACTGATCGTCGCCTCGCCGCAGGAGCAGATCTCCAACCTGTCGTTCCGCACGGGGTCGGGTCTGACCTTCGGTGGCGGGTCGTCGGCGGTCTTCGAGGGCCTGCCGGGGACGTCGATCGACGTCACACGATCGGCACCCGCACCCGCCACTCCCCCGCCCCCGACGCCGGGACCGTGGGACCCGACGCCGCCGGCGAACGCGTGGAGACCACACCCTCCGGAGAGAAGGTCCTCCTGCTCCACCTGCACAACCAGGCAGGCAAGCAGGGCCAGATCATCGACGTCGGCAACATCGTGCCACAGGTCCCCGCCGACCAACGCTTCATCGACGTCCCGGCCACCAACCAGTTCCACCCCGACATCACCTGGCTGGCGAACCAGGAGATCACGACCGGGTGGGACACCCCCGCCGGCAAGGAGTTCCGACCCCTGGCACCCATCGCACGCGACGCCATGGCCGCATTCCTCTACCGCCTGGCCAAGCCCGAGAACTACACCCCGCCCACGACGTCACCGTTCATCGACGTCCCCACCGACAACCAGTACTTCACGGAGATCGCCTGGGCCTTCCAGGCAGGCATCACCACCGGTTGGGACACACCGGCCGGCAAGGAGTTCCGCCCGCTGGCCAACATCAACCGCGACGCGATCGCAGCCTTCGTCTACCGCTACGCCGACCACGCCGGCATCGACGTCGACAGCTACACCACACCCTCGACAGCCGAGTTCACCGACCTCACCACCACCACGCAGTACTTCCGCGAGGTCAGCTGGCTCGCCGACAACGGCATCACCACCGGATGGCTGA
- a CDS encoding S8 family serine peptidase: MAAAALLITSAVGATAEPGDEVDPATLPSAEALTGTDADTTALKVQSLAGLSGPTEAFVEFTDSTTREAVAQSRSASPQAVADTAQQQIESTADEVVDDLGDVTVLYTATNGLAGVAVSADADALRALADRDDVVSVKPIIPKERQSNAGIDLFTGSAASWQNAGVTGEGQTIAVIDSGIDFTHASFNADPQYAYPAELNDATKTLLATEPEWPQGKVLGGYDFAGLNYTAAAGQLPEPDANPLDEAPGLCGEVPPTSPRSDGHGSHVAGTAAGWGVEADGTTFEGDYTTLGEEELLAMQVGPGSAPDADLVALKIFGCAGSSSVTGAALDWLLDPTNELAQQVTVVNMSIGSTFSTVDDPENALIDQLVDEGVVVVTSAGNSGDTHDIGGSPGNANSSLSVANSVADTFNFEGAAVTVGDGESETVPGQYSIAYTFPNGPVGPSEVVTLETPLLPAPSAQFPEPSELDYYSGCFPYSPEDAANVAGKTVVVAWDDTVGLPCGSAARAGNAAVAGASGIVFTGLSEVFAAGLSGDERIPTFQFTGPVTAELLDYTPATGVITIPEPLEITYDNSLSVLSVAAPSVADTLNDSSSRGVHGSLGSTKPDVAAPGTTIASVAVGSGNGWTNKSGTSMAAPHAAGVAALTRAAHPDWSAAQVKAGVMNTATHDVTIGDVAFGPQRVGSGRVDAFDSVNNTVIAYDKGNSDGVSVGFGVVELDPTRATSITRTVEMLNTGDAEVTLGVGYTAQTTVPGVEYTLSASSVTVPAGGTAEVDVTLSVADPAAVARTLDPSMAPSQVAGLPREFLTIPQGWIELTGAPEVETLRVPVSAAVKPSSAVAAGPIVFGSDVATSTHVGLAGRGVDQEGYLSATVPLNLAAESPLLDADADASLQAADIKAVGTSQYYLDADTPYIGFGVETHGPWATLGASNSLLIEVDTPRVRTRSSCRSTTTGSTGTTSLSCSSTTRRGPTPVWSSSTTSRRRSTPTPSTRRRPCCPCRPSRWASHRRRSRRGTFRSPTA; encoded by the coding sequence GTGGCCGCAGCAGCGTTGCTGATCACGTCCGCCGTCGGAGCGACGGCCGAGCCGGGAGACGAGGTCGACCCCGCCACCCTGCCCTCGGCGGAGGCGCTGACCGGCACCGACGCCGACACGACCGCCCTGAAGGTGCAGTCCCTGGCAGGTCTCAGCGGACCGACCGAGGCCTTCGTCGAGTTCACCGACTCCACCACCCGAGAGGCCGTGGCGCAGTCGCGCTCCGCCTCGCCGCAGGCGGTCGCCGACACCGCGCAGCAGCAGATCGAGAGCACGGCGGACGAGGTCGTCGACGACCTCGGTGACGTCACCGTGCTGTACACCGCGACGAACGGCCTCGCCGGCGTCGCGGTCAGCGCCGACGCCGACGCGCTCCGCGCCCTCGCGGACCGCGACGACGTCGTCTCCGTCAAGCCGATCATCCCGAAGGAGCGTCAGTCCAACGCTGGCATCGACCTCTTCACGGGTTCGGCCGCCTCCTGGCAGAACGCCGGTGTCACCGGCGAGGGCCAGACGATCGCCGTCATCGACTCCGGCATCGACTTCACCCACGCGTCCTTCAACGCCGATCCCCAGTACGCCTACCCGGCCGAGCTGAACGACGCCACGAAGACCCTGCTGGCCACCGAGCCCGAGTGGCCGCAGGGCAAGGTGCTGGGCGGGTACGACTTCGCCGGTCTGAATTACACCGCGGCCGCCGGCCAGCTCCCCGAGCCGGACGCCAACCCGCTGGACGAGGCCCCCGGCCTGTGCGGCGAGGTTCCTCCCACCTCGCCGCGCAGCGACGGTCACGGCTCGCACGTCGCGGGTACGGCCGCCGGTTGGGGCGTCGAGGCGGACGGCACGACGTTCGAGGGCGACTACACCACCCTGGGCGAGGAGGAGCTGCTCGCCATGCAGGTCGGTCCCGGCTCCGCACCCGATGCCGACCTCGTCGCGCTCAAAATCTTCGGCTGCGCCGGCAGCAGCTCCGTGACGGGCGCCGCACTCGACTGGCTGCTCGACCCGACCAACGAGCTCGCCCAGCAGGTCACCGTCGTCAACATGTCGATCGGGTCGACCTTCTCCACGGTCGACGACCCCGAGAACGCGCTGATCGACCAGCTGGTCGACGAGGGCGTCGTCGTGGTCACCTCGGCCGGCAACTCGGGCGACACCCACGACATCGGCGGTTCCCCGGGCAACGCCAACTCGAGCCTCTCGGTCGCCAACTCGGTCGCCGACACCTTCAACTTCGAGGGCGCGGCCGTGACGGTCGGCGACGGCGAGTCCGAGACCGTCCCCGGTCAGTACTCGATCGCCTACACCTTCCCGAACGGACCCGTCGGGCCGTCCGAGGTCGTCACGCTCGAGACGCCGCTGCTGCCCGCTCCGTCGGCGCAGTTCCCGGAGCCGAGCGAGCTCGACTACTACTCGGGCTGCTTCCCGTACTCCCCCGAGGACGCCGCGAACGTCGCCGGCAAGACCGTCGTCGTCGCGTGGGACGACACCGTGGGCCTGCCCTGCGGTTCCGCCGCCCGCGCGGGGAACGCCGCCGTCGCCGGCGCCTCGGGCATCGTGTTCACGGGTCTGAGCGAGGTGTTCGCGGCCGGCCTGTCCGGTGACGAGCGCATCCCGACGTTCCAGTTCACCGGCCCGGTGACCGCCGAGCTGCTCGACTACACGCCCGCCACGGGCGTCATCACCATCCCCGAGCCGCTGGAGATCACCTACGACAACTCCCTGTCGGTCCTGAGCGTCGCCGCCCCCAGCGTGGCCGACACGCTCAACGACTCCTCTTCGCGAGGCGTGCACGGGTCGCTCGGCTCGACCAAGCCCGACGTCGCCGCGCCCGGCACGACCATCGCCTCGGTCGCCGTCGGCTCCGGCAACGGCTGGACCAACAAGTCCGGCACGTCGATGGCTGCCCCGCACGCCGCCGGCGTCGCTGCTCTGACCCGCGCCGCGCACCCCGACTGGAGCGCCGCCCAGGTCAAGGCGGGCGTCATGAACACCGCCACGCACGACGTCACCATCGGTGACGTCGCCTTCGGCCCGCAGCGGGTCGGCAGCGGCCGGGTCGACGCGTTCGACTCGGTCAACAACACCGTCATCGCCTACGACAAGGGCAACTCCGACGGCGTCTCGGTCGGCTTCGGCGTCGTCGAGCTCGACCCGACGCGCGCGACCTCGATCACGCGCACCGTCGAGATGCTCAACACCGGCGACGCCGAGGTCACGCTCGGCGTCGGCTACACCGCGCAGACCACGGTGCCCGGGGTGGAGTACACGCTGTCCGCGTCCTCCGTCACCGTCCCGGCCGGCGGCACCGCCGAGGTCGACGTCACGCTGTCGGTGGCTGACCCCGCCGCCGTCGCGCGCACGCTGGACCCGTCCATGGCGCCGTCCCAGGTCGCCGGCCTGCCGCGCGAGTTCCTGACCATCCCGCAGGGCTGGATCGAGCTCACGGGTGCCCCCGAGGTCGAGACGCTGCGCGTTCCGGTCAGCGCCGCGGTCAAGCCCTCCAGCGCCGTCGCCGCCGGTCCGATCGTCTTCGGGTCCGACGTCGCCACCTCCACCCACGTCGGCCTCGCCGGTCGTGGTGTGGACCAGGAGGGCTACCTCTCCGCCACCGTCCCGCTCAACCTCGCGGCGGAGTCCCCGCTGCTCGACGCCGACGCGGACGCCAGCCTCCAGGCCGCCGACATCAAGGCTGTCGGCACCTCGCAGTACTACCTCGACGCGGACACCCCGTACATCGGTTTCGGCGTCGAGACCCACGGCCCGTGGGCGACTCTCGGAGCCTCGAACTCGCTGCTGATCGAGGTCGACACCCCCAGGGTCCGTACGAGGTCGTCGTGCAGAAGTACTACGACGGGATCGACCGGTACGACCTCTCTCTCGTGCTCGTCTACAACGAGGCGGGGGCCAACACCGGTCTGGAGTTCATCAACGACGTCCCGGCGTCGATCGACACCAACTCCTTCGACTCGGCGGCGGCCCTGCTGCCCGTGTCGGCCGAGTCGCTGGGCTTCACACCGGCGCAGATCGCGGCGGGGGACATTTCGTTCACCTACAGCGTGA
- a CDS encoding S-layer homology domain-containing protein: MAAFLYRLAGEPDVDLPDSSPFSDVPESNQFYTEIVWASQAGITTGWPDGTFRPLEPIARDAIAAFLYRYAENEGLDLSGFPEPADSPFTDVAPGQQFYREISWLASVDIARGWDDGSFRPLESTKRDAMAAFLHRLSTEVLS, translated from the coding sequence ATGGCGGCGTTCCTCTACCGTCTCGCGGGCGAGCCCGACGTCGACCTCCCCGACTCCTCGCCCTTCAGCGACGTGCCGGAGAGCAACCAGTTCTACACGGAGATCGTGTGGGCCTCGCAGGCCGGGATCACGACCGGGTGGCCGGACGGTACCTTCCGCCCGCTCGAGCCGATCGCCCGCGACGCGATCGCGGCGTTCCTGTACCGGTACGCCGAGAACGAGGGCCTGGACCTGTCCGGCTTCCCGGAGCCGGCGGACTCGCCGTTCACGGACGTCGCGCCCGGTCAGCAGTTCTACCGCGAGATCAGCTGGCTCGCGTCGGTCGACATCGCACGCGGCTGGGACGACGGGTCGTTCCGCCCGCTCGAGTCGACCAAGCGTGACGCCATGGCAGCATTCCTGCACCGCCTGAGCACGGAGGTCCTGAGCTAG